A stretch of Arachis hypogaea cultivar Tifrunner chromosome 15, arahy.Tifrunner.gnm2.J5K5, whole genome shotgun sequence DNA encodes these proteins:
- the LOC112747266 gene encoding ribonuclease MC-like — protein MISLIRRYIPPSLYCSCSHTNNEYKKLVNILGRQLAIDWPNLNGQKWNNKFWEAQWKKHGTCSLNNFKQLQYFSLAIGIKNKLDILRMLENAGIRPNATVTYNYNDIVDAIKAKIGPFEPELYCVMPHNNVVLLLEVRVCRDAMGATYISCVNNNNSCQGYLINIPE, from the exons ATGATATCACTTATTCGAAG gtacattcCACCCTCTTTGTATTGCTCGTGCTCTCATACCAACAACGAATACAAGAAACTC GTAAATATTTTGGGACGCCAATTAGCAATTGATTGGCCAAATCTAAATGGCCAAAAATGGAATAACAAATTTTGGGAAGCTCAATGGAAGAAGCATGGAACCTGCAGTCTTAATAACTTTAAGCAACTTCAATATTTTAGTTTAGCCAttggtattaaaaataaattggacATCCTGCGCATGCTCGAAAATGCAGGAATAAGGCCTAATGCAACCGTAACttataattataatgatattgtTGATGCAATTAAAGCTAAAATTGGTCCTTTTGAGCCTGAACTATACTGCGTAATGCCTCACAATAATGTTGTGTTATTGCTTGAGGTTCGGGTGTGTCGGGATGCCATGGGAGCTACATATATCTCATGTGTTAATAATAACAACTCATGCCAAGGATATCTCATTAACATACCCGAGTGA